The Prevotella melaninogenica genome window below encodes:
- a CDS encoding MATE family efflux transporter, whose translation MASEETTQHIKSMTEGAPSRAILNFALPLILGYILQQMYLIIDAAIVGRWIGVEALAAVGASSSIMFLIMGFCNGSCAGFAIPVAQAFGAKDYHKMRCYVSNAMRIALVLAIVITLLSCFLCDKILQMVNTPEDIFHDAYVFLFLQFCTIPFTIAYNLLSGQIRALGNSKQPFYFLLASSFLNIFLDIFFILLLGMGVEGAGIATFLSQVFASSLCWWFIKRHMTILVPIGDERQFDNKRISILLNNGIPMGLQFSITSIGIIMLQSANNALGTVYVASFTAAIRIKYIFTCVLENIGVAMATYCGQNLGAKRLQRIKTGLNDAMWIMMAYFVLTVIIIYPFADEMMMIFVNGKEQEVIANAAQLMRISNWFYPSLGVLVILRYSIQGLGYSNLSMMSGVMEMIARCGVSIWLVPALAWIGVCYADPVAWIMADIFLIPAYIWLIRRLKRQIG comes from the coding sequence AGAAGAAACAACACAACATATAAAAAGCATGACAGAAGGCGCTCCTTCACGTGCTATCTTGAATTTTGCACTACCTCTCATTCTTGGTTATATATTGCAGCAAATGTATCTAATTATTGATGCTGCAATAGTAGGAAGATGGATAGGTGTAGAGGCTTTGGCTGCTGTAGGTGCGTCAAGTAGTATCATGTTTCTTATCATGGGCTTTTGTAATGGTTCATGCGCTGGTTTTGCTATACCTGTAGCTCAAGCGTTTGGAGCAAAGGACTACCATAAGATGCGTTGTTATGTTAGCAACGCTATGCGTATTGCTTTAGTATTAGCCATCGTCATTACGTTACTTTCCTGTTTTCTATGTGATAAGATTCTACAAATGGTTAACACGCCAGAAGATATTTTTCATGACGCTTATGTCTTTCTTTTTCTGCAGTTTTGCACTATCCCTTTTACTATTGCCTATAATCTCTTATCTGGTCAGATACGAGCATTAGGTAATTCCAAGCAGCCTTTTTACTTTCTTCTTGCATCCTCTTTCTTAAACATTTTTCTTGATATTTTTTTCATTCTGTTACTTGGAATGGGAGTTGAAGGAGCTGGTATAGCAACTTTTCTCAGCCAGGTTTTTGCATCATCATTATGTTGGTGGTTTATCAAACGACACATGACAATCCTCGTACCTATCGGTGATGAACGTCAGTTTGATAACAAAAGAATAAGTATTTTGCTGAACAATGGTATACCTATGGGGCTACAATTCTCAATTACCTCTATTGGTATTATTATGCTGCAAAGTGCAAATAATGCTTTAGGAACAGTTTATGTCGCTTCATTTACTGCAGCTATTCGTATTAAATACATATTCACCTGTGTACTTGAAAATATAGGTGTAGCCATGGCAACATACTGTGGACAAAACCTTGGTGCAAAGAGACTTCAGCGAATAAAAACTGGTTTGAATGATGCAATGTGGATAATGATGGCTTATTTCGTTCTTACAGTTATTATTATCTATCCTTTTGCAGACGAAATGATGATGATTTTTGTTAATGGAAAAGAGCAGGAAGTAATTGCAAATGCAGCACAATTGATGCGTATTTCAAACTGGTTCTATCCTTCATTGGGAGTTCTCGTCATACTTCGATACAGTATTCAAGGTCTTGGATATAGTAACTTGAGTATGATGAGTGGGGTTATGGAAATGATAGCACGCTGTGGTGTGAGTATTTGGTTAGTACCTGCTTTGGCATGGATAGGTGTTTGTTATGCTGACCCAGTAGCATGGATAATGGCAGATATATTCCTTATTCCAGCCTATATTTGGTTGATTAGAAGACTAAAGAGACAAATTGGATAG
- a CDS encoding NUDIX hydrolase, producing the protein MDKNKQRNDEDMKWSILASEQLINRPWMKARRDTVQLPNGKIYDDYYVLSYPKWINVIAETEDGKLILERQYRHGLGVVSTEICAGVVEQGEVPLHAAQRELEEETGYTGGNWEEIMTIAPNPGVMDNLCHCFYARGVKKTSKQHLDETEDIDVFLCPKEEVKQMLLRGEFIQALMVAPLWKYFSIKD; encoded by the coding sequence ATGGATAAGAATAAGCAACGAAACGATGAAGATATGAAATGGAGTATACTTGCATCCGAGCAACTTATTAATCGACCTTGGATGAAGGCTCGTCGTGATACCGTTCAGTTACCAAATGGAAAGATTTATGATGACTATTATGTACTTTCATATCCAAAGTGGATTAATGTAATTGCTGAGACAGAAGATGGGAAACTTATCCTGGAGCGTCAATATAGACACGGACTTGGCGTTGTGTCAACAGAGATTTGTGCAGGAGTGGTAGAACAAGGAGAGGTTCCGCTACATGCAGCACAACGAGAATTAGAAGAAGAAACTGGGTACACTGGTGGTAATTGGGAAGAGATTATGACCATAGCTCCTAACCCAGGAGTTATGGATAACTTATGTCATTGCTTCTACGCTCGTGGCGTGAAAAAGACAAGCAAGCAGCATCTTGATGAGACAGAAGACATAGATGTTTTTCTTTGTCCTAAGGAGGAAGTAAAACAAATGTTATTACGTGGTGAGTTTATTCAAGCATTAATGGTAGCTCCATTATGGAAATACTTTAGCATCAAAGATTGA
- the rplU gene encoding 50S ribosomal protein L21, with amino-acid sequence MYAIVEINGQQFKAEEGKKLFVNHIKDAEEGKAVEFDKVLLVDNNGTVTVGAPTVEGAKVVAEVVAPLVKGDKVVVFKMKRRKDYRKKNGHRSHFTQVEIKSINA; translated from the coding sequence ATGTACGCAATTGTAGAAATTAACGGTCAGCAGTTCAAGGCTGAGGAGGGCAAGAAGCTCTTCGTAAACCACATCAAAGATGCGGAAGAAGGCAAGGCTGTTGAGTTTGACAAGGTTCTGTTGGTTGATAACAACGGAACAGTCACAGTAGGCGCACCAACTGTTGAGGGCGCAAAGGTAGTAGCTGAGGTAGTAGCTCCTCTCGTAAAAGGCGACAAGGTAGTTGTCTTCAAGATGAAACGTCGTAAGGACTACAGAAAGAAGAACGGTCATCGTTCACACTTCACTCAGGTAGAAATTAAATCAATTAACGCTTAA
- the rpmA gene encoding 50S ribosomal protein L27: MAHKKGVGSSKNGRESASKRLGVKIWGGQKIIAGNIIVRQRGNKHFPGENVAQGKDDTLYALADGVVYFHKGKYNKSTVSVLSEEVYAAKTVKPEA, translated from the coding sequence ATGGCACATAAAAAAGGTGTAGGTAGTTCTAAGAACGGTCGCGAATCAGCTTCAAAGCGTTTAGGTGTTAAGATCTGGGGTGGCCAGAAGATTATCGCAGGTAACATTATCGTTCGCCAGCGCGGTAATAAGCACTTCCCAGGCGAGAACGTTGCACAGGGTAAGGACGACACATTGTATGCACTTGCAGACGGTGTTGTTTACTTCCACAAGGGCAAGTACAACAAGAGTACTGTTTCTGTCCTTTCAGAGGAAGTTTACGCTGCTAAGACTGTAAAGCCAGAAGCTTAA
- a CDS encoding OsmC family protein, with product MVVTNAIYQGKGRVEAKHVRSGVLVTTDAGKAVGGLGENQNPVQLLGNALSACVLTLMGLQAERGGVDFTGCYAEVGECEEDMQKFTVTRIPITFHLKASFDEKQRKKFEYIANKACFVGNTLTAEKVFTFVYD from the coding sequence ATGGTAGTAACTAATGCAATTTATCAAGGGAAGGGACGCGTTGAGGCAAAACACGTAAGATCGGGAGTTCTCGTAACAACAGATGCTGGAAAAGCAGTTGGTGGCCTTGGAGAAAATCAAAACCCTGTTCAACTATTAGGTAACGCATTATCTGCTTGTGTTCTAACTCTTATGGGTTTGCAAGCTGAGCGTGGAGGTGTAGACTTCACTGGCTGTTATGCTGAAGTTGGTGAGTGCGAAGAAGATATGCAAAAGTTCACAGTTACTCGTATTCCGATAACTTTTCATCTTAAGGCTTCATTTGATGAAAAACAGCGTAAGAAGTTTGAGTATATTGCTAACAAAGCATGTTTTGTGGGTAATACGTTAACTGCAGAAAAGGTTTTCACCTTTGTGTACGATTAA
- a CDS encoding HAD family hydrolase, giving the protein MTEISLIAFDADDTLWGSQTYFNTVEKVYCEILAPYASADEVSHTLRATEKANIPLLGYGSKAFMLSLIENAVKISHGKVKGYDIGQIVEVSKELLRLPGHPFDGVKTTLAKLHDTGRYRMVVFTKGELLDQENKFQRSGLRPYFDDIVIVSDKTPDAYKRLCKQFGVKAEQLLAVGDSYPEDVAPVLKIGGWAIHIPNYMDNEDRSYLNKIHPHLIRLSRFAELTNFLSPNSRLIDERKLS; this is encoded by the coding sequence ATGACGGAGATTTCACTTATAGCATTTGATGCTGATGATACACTGTGGGGTAGTCAGACCTACTTTAATACAGTGGAAAAAGTGTACTGTGAGATTCTTGCCCCGTATGCTTCTGCAGATGAGGTGTCCCATACTCTCCGCGCCACTGAAAAGGCTAACATACCACTCCTTGGTTATGGAAGTAAGGCTTTCATGCTATCACTAATAGAGAATGCGGTCAAAATCAGTCACGGAAAGGTAAAAGGCTACGATATCGGACAGATTGTCGAGGTAAGCAAAGAATTGTTGCGATTACCAGGTCATCCTTTCGATGGTGTTAAAACAACATTGGCAAAACTGCATGACACTGGTAGATATCGAATGGTTGTATTTACAAAAGGAGAACTGCTTGATCAGGAAAATAAGTTTCAACGCTCGGGACTACGTCCCTATTTTGATGATATTGTTATTGTATCGGATAAAACACCAGATGCTTATAAACGACTTTGCAAGCAGTTTGGTGTAAAAGCAGAGCAACTATTGGCGGTCGGAGATTCATATCCAGAAGATGTAGCTCCAGTATTAAAAATAGGAGGATGGGCGATTCATATTCCAAATTATATGGATAATGAGGACAGATCATATCTTAATAAGATTCATCCACATTTGATAAGGTTATCACGATTTGCAGAACTGACTAATTTCTTGAGTCCTAACTCCAGGTTAATTGATGAGAGGAAGCTTTCATAA
- a CDS encoding sulfatase-like hydrolase/transferase → MEQKLLTIALVSSAIGTGQKALAQTRGTTTDKPNVIIILADDLGYGDLECYGAKNVQTPNINKLAQSGIRFTNGHAVAATSTPSRYSLLTGEYAWHREGTDVAAGNAGMIIKPSQFTMADMFKSRGYATCAIGKWHLGLGDKSGEQDWNAPLPESLGDLGFDYHYIMAATADRVPCVFIENGSVANYDPAHPIEVSYVRNFEDEPTGRKNPELIYNMRSSHGHDMSIVNGIGRIGYMKGGGKALWKDENLADSILAHAVKFIENHKKEPFFMYFATNDVHVPRFPHKRFRGKNTMGVRGDAIVQFDWTVGQLMKKLHELKIDDNTLVILTSDNGPVVDDGYQDCAEELLNGHSPAGPFRGNKYSAFEGGTAVPLVISWPRKIKGGMVSKALVSQIDLLSSLGSLVQARFPKGSAPDSRDYLPTLLGKDLKGRNYVIGQSNTHVLSVLTAQYRYIEPSNGPKMIQWGPKIETGNLPFPQLYDMTVSPFESKNVADEHPDEVSRMQLILKEERNR, encoded by the coding sequence ATGGAACAAAAACTCTTGACAATAGCCTTAGTATCTTCTGCAATCGGAACAGGTCAGAAAGCTTTAGCTCAAACACGTGGAACAACTACAGATAAGCCAAATGTAATTATTATATTGGCTGATGATCTTGGCTATGGTGATTTAGAGTGTTATGGTGCCAAGAATGTTCAAACACCTAATATTAATAAGCTCGCACAGTCAGGTATACGTTTTACGAATGGACATGCTGTTGCGGCAACAAGTACTCCCTCTCGCTATTCGCTTCTTACTGGTGAATATGCTTGGCATCGAGAAGGTACAGATGTAGCTGCTGGTAATGCTGGTATGATTATAAAACCGAGTCAGTTTACGATGGCTGATATGTTTAAGAGTCGTGGATATGCTACCTGTGCTATAGGGAAGTGGCATCTTGGACTGGGTGACAAAAGTGGTGAACAAGACTGGAATGCACCTTTGCCAGAGTCATTAGGTGATCTTGGTTTTGATTATCATTATATTATGGCTGCTACTGCAGATCGCGTTCCATGTGTCTTTATAGAGAATGGTTCGGTTGCAAACTATGATCCAGCTCACCCAATAGAAGTATCCTATGTACGAAACTTTGAGGATGAACCTACAGGACGTAAGAATCCAGAACTCATTTATAATATGCGTTCGAGTCATGGACATGACATGTCTATCGTTAATGGAATCGGCAGAATTGGCTATATGAAAGGTGGTGGAAAGGCTCTTTGGAAGGATGAAAACCTTGCCGACTCAATACTTGCACACGCAGTGAAATTTATTGAAAACCATAAGAAAGAACCTTTCTTTATGTATTTCGCAACAAATGACGTTCATGTTCCTCGCTTCCCTCACAAGCGTTTCCGGGGAAAGAATACAATGGGAGTGAGAGGTGATGCTATCGTCCAGTTTGACTGGACTGTCGGACAGTTAATGAAGAAACTACATGAACTGAAGATAGATGACAATACACTCGTTATTCTTACAAGCGATAACGGACCTGTCGTTGATGATGGATATCAGGATTGTGCAGAAGAACTCCTCAATGGTCATAGCCCTGCTGGTCCTTTCCGTGGCAATAAATATAGTGCTTTTGAAGGCGGGACAGCTGTTCCATTAGTTATATCTTGGCCTCGTAAGATTAAGGGAGGAATGGTGTCTAAAGCACTTGTGAGTCAGATTGACCTTTTATCTTCTTTGGGTTCACTCGTTCAAGCAAGATTTCCAAAAGGTAGTGCACCTGACAGTCGTGACTACCTCCCTACCCTTCTTGGTAAAGACCTGAAGGGGCGCAACTATGTAATTGGACAATCTAACACACATGTCCTTTCAGTGCTTACCGCTCAATATCGGTACATTGAACCAAGTAACGGACCAAAAATGATTCAATGGGGACCAAAGATTGAAACAGGAAATCTTCCTTTTCCCCAACTTTATGATATGACTGTCAGTCCTTTCGAATCCAAAAATGTTGCTGATGAGCACCCTGATGAGGTTTCTCGTATGCAATTAATATTGAAAGAAGAGAGAAATAGATAG
- a CDS encoding HutD family protein encodes MTTLPQSSYKTTTWKGGVTRQIFISPADGDLSARHFDVRISSAIIDDVASDFSDFTGFTRYILPLEGEITLIKERHRITLSHNALYKFEGDEKVSSENTQGAVDFNIIVRHGISVEVGIMVEAQFTDSRRTIVFALEDCSIEGETIRKHDTAILEKPFHLKGKSVVVRLEE; translated from the coding sequence ATGACCACACTCCCCCAATCATCCTACAAGACTACCACATGGAAGGGTGGTGTCACACGTCAGATTTTTATCTCACCTGCTGACGGCGATTTGTCAGCAAGGCATTTCGATGTGCGTATCTCGTCTGCCATTATTGACGACGTGGCGAGCGATTTCTCAGATTTCACGGGTTTCACCCGCTATATCCTACCTTTGGAGGGAGAGATAACGCTGATAAAAGAGCGGCATCGTATCACTTTGTCTCACAATGCTTTGTATAAGTTTGAAGGTGACGAGAAAGTAAGTTCGGAGAATACGCAGGGAGCAGTTGATTTTAATATTATTGTGCGACACGGTATCAGCGTTGAGGTGGGAATTATGGTGGAAGCACAATTCACGGATAGCCGTCGAACGATTGTATTTGCCCTTGAAGATTGCAGTATTGAGGGTGAAACAATCCGTAAACATGATACGGCAATCCTCGAAAAACCTTTCCATCTAAAAGGAAAATCGGTCGTTGTTCGGCTTGAGGAATAG
- a CDS encoding fimbrillin family protein, whose product MTQAKVMTRTSISHNIDNGAIPYWSEGDKIWVKDTGGNFQQSGAGTFNADRTHGVFTLSGTFSNGCTVNYTGANGTAGDKVTIAATQTQTVPNDFSHAGASGDCGTATASGTGNSFKFKLDHKASYLCFLPRSSNDYVHRSKLFKIEVISEDAIAGTYDFSTGTLSAEPVSNSSKSITLTTGGGFPVTNTTTDIDANGAYMVIAPGTHSLTVRYWLRNETDNPDGTIEGTVTKYVDLTCEAGKIYDVTANLSPQELSSEYYMWDAKKEYWYGFKNVQPKDALGYNDNYPKSQNADPDRWYYVPSTGVNWAANTAANCPTVNQIIWYTQKGDPHWDGTELWTLLGRLRKGGMWLKKQEVIAAENHTTPQNMYAAYNGFDYRQATYEFPEYSFSNNSVVNGRPEKSKIANYFYLPAKGFYRNGQLQYVSGYGYYWSATSSKQNPKRSLSLNFSSTSISLGSNYQFYGFSEELKY is encoded by the coding sequence GTGACACAAGCCAAGGTCATGACGCGTACCTCCATCAGCCACAACATTGACAATGGGGCTATACCCTATTGGTCGGAAGGAGATAAAATTTGGGTGAAGGATACTGGCGGAAACTTCCAGCAAAGTGGTGCAGGCACATTCAATGCGGACAGGACGCACGGAGTATTCACGTTGTCGGGGACTTTCAGCAATGGGTGTACTGTCAATTATACCGGTGCAAACGGCACAGCAGGCGACAAGGTGACCATCGCTGCTACACAGACCCAAACAGTTCCCAATGATTTTAGTCATGCTGGAGCTTCGGGTGACTGTGGCACCGCTACGGCTTCGGGCACTGGTAATTCGTTCAAGTTCAAGCTCGACCACAAGGCAAGTTACCTCTGCTTCCTGCCTCGCTCGTCGAACGACTATGTCCATCGAAGCAAACTCTTCAAGATTGAGGTGATTTCCGAGGATGCCATCGCCGGGACATACGATTTCTCTACAGGCACCCTTTCCGCAGAGCCTGTGTCAAACAGTTCGAAGTCCATCACTCTGACCACTGGCGGCGGATTCCCCGTCACCAATACGACAACCGATATTGATGCAAACGGTGCCTACATGGTCATCGCCCCAGGTACGCATAGCCTCACCGTGCGCTATTGGCTTAGGAACGAGACCGACAATCCTGACGGAACCATAGAGGGAACCGTCACCAAGTATGTGGACCTTACCTGCGAGGCAGGGAAAATCTACGATGTCACGGCTAATCTGAGTCCACAGGAGCTTTCTTCGGAATACTACATGTGGGATGCCAAGAAGGAGTATTGGTATGGATTCAAGAATGTGCAGCCTAAAGATGCTCTCGGCTATAATGATAATTATCCCAAAAGCCAGAATGCTGATCCGGACCGTTGGTATTATGTACCTTCAACTGGCGTCAACTGGGCTGCAAATACCGCAGCAAATTGCCCTACTGTCAACCAGATCATATGGTATACGCAAAAAGGAGACCCTCATTGGGATGGTACAGAACTCTGGACGCTGCTTGGACGTCTCCGTAAAGGCGGGATGTGGCTGAAAAAGCAAGAAGTGATTGCTGCTGAAAATCATACGACCCCTCAGAATATGTATGCTGCTTACAACGGATTCGATTACCGTCAAGCAACTTACGAGTTCCCTGAATATTCTTTCTCCAACAACAGTGTTGTCAATGGACGTCCTGAAAAATCAAAGATTGCTAACTATTTCTATCTCCCTGCTAAAGGCTTCTATAGAAATGGACAATTACAGTATGTCAGCGGATACGGATACTATTGGTCGGCTACAAGTTCAAAGCAGAACCCTAAGCGTTCTCTCAGTCTGAATTTTTCTTCCACATCGATATCTCTTGGTAGCAACTATCAATTCTATGGTTTTTCCGAAGAACTGAAATATTGA
- a CDS encoding IS1634 family transposase, whose protein sequence is MHANVQTRFNPATGDMAPYYRIKESYRDVQGHVHSLILLNIGFEPSLTAVQVRKIAYALTERFKNRSTPSLFKEHLDGLTPIEQAKADEWWSRMEKEGGIDRFNKEEQKSLRKYENYIDLETANYTDARNVGAEWLCKQTIDKLQLEGFLRKNGWTENAIHTALSALIVRKVYAVSERSSYYYLRDNSAAAELYSGVPGWTPGINSLYKITDKLYELKEQLERHLCSVTDDLFNIDNKLMLFDLTNFYFEGSKRNSDKAKFGRSKEKRSDCKLLVLALCINKEGFIRYSSILEGNTADPKSLPNMIDTLAKRNPSRTKDTLVIMDAGVATEENLELIKKKGYNYLCVSRTQMKDYTLSDDNKSVTVMDARRQKITLKEVKTEDDKDYYLEITSPSKAMTESSMNRVWKERFEMELQRINDGISKKGGTKTYEKVVERIGRAIQKYPSIAKFYQISYIKNEKKLKEMLRVDWEIKDLSTMESGHGVYFLRSNVRTLSERVTWEYYNLIREIECTNRQLKNELNLRPIYHQKDERSDAHLFFGLLAYWVVNTIRCQLKREGESCYWTEIVRRMSTQKLVTTKGKNPLGETIEMRQCSSPSKQAKQIYDKLNLKHLPFKKNKICRTQSP, encoded by the coding sequence ATGCACGCAAATGTACAGACACGATTCAACCCTGCCACAGGCGACATGGCTCCTTATTATCGCATCAAGGAGTCATATCGTGATGTGCAGGGTCATGTACATTCGCTAATTCTGTTGAACATCGGGTTCGAACCTTCACTTACTGCTGTACAGGTCCGAAAAATTGCATACGCTCTTACCGAACGCTTCAAAAATAGAAGTACACCCTCGCTTTTCAAAGAACACCTTGACGGTCTTACTCCTATTGAACAGGCAAAGGCTGACGAATGGTGGAGCCGTATGGAGAAAGAAGGTGGAATCGATCGGTTTAATAAGGAAGAGCAGAAGTCGCTGAGAAAATATGAGAACTATATTGACCTTGAGACGGCAAACTATACTGACGCAAGGAATGTTGGTGCAGAGTGGCTCTGCAAGCAGACAATAGACAAGCTGCAATTAGAGGGTTTTCTGCGCAAAAACGGGTGGACGGAAAATGCGATACACACGGCTTTGTCAGCATTGATTGTTCGCAAGGTATATGCAGTTTCTGAACGTTCATCTTATTATTATTTGCGCGATAACTCGGCTGCCGCTGAACTTTATAGTGGAGTTCCTGGCTGGACACCAGGAATCAATTCTCTGTATAAAATCACTGACAAATTATATGAACTAAAGGAACAGTTAGAGCGTCATTTGTGCAGCGTTACTGACGATCTCTTTAATATAGACAACAAGTTGATGCTCTTCGACTTAACCAACTTCTATTTCGAGGGTAGTAAGCGTAATAGCGATAAAGCCAAGTTCGGTCGTTCAAAAGAAAAACGCTCTGACTGTAAGCTACTTGTACTTGCATTATGTATCAATAAAGAAGGTTTTATACGTTATTCTTCTATCTTAGAGGGTAATACAGCAGATCCCAAGTCTCTACCCAATATGATTGATACACTGGCAAAGAGGAATCCATCACGAACCAAGGATACGCTCGTTATCATGGATGCAGGTGTTGCCACGGAAGAGAACTTGGAGTTAATAAAGAAAAAGGGTTACAATTATCTCTGCGTATCCCGTACGCAAATGAAGGACTATACGCTCAGTGATGATAATAAGAGCGTTACGGTAATGGATGCCCGTCGGCAAAAGATAACGCTGAAAGAGGTTAAGACAGAGGATGATAAGGATTATTATCTCGAAATAACATCTCCTTCGAAAGCTATGACAGAGTCGTCCATGAACAGGGTTTGGAAAGAGCGTTTTGAGATGGAACTGCAGAGGATAAACGATGGAATCTCCAAGAAAGGTGGAACAAAGACCTATGAAAAGGTTGTTGAACGTATAGGACGTGCCATACAGAAGTACCCTTCTATAGCGAAATTCTACCAGATAAGCTACATAAAAAATGAGAAGAAACTCAAGGAGATGCTGCGTGTAGACTGGGAGATAAAAGACCTCTCGACAATGGAATCTGGTCACGGAGTCTATTTCCTCCGCAGCAATGTCAGGACACTTTCTGAGCGTGTGACATGGGAATACTACAATCTCATTCGTGAGATAGAATGTACGAACAGACAACTAAAGAATGAACTCAACCTCCGTCCTATCTATCATCAGAAAGATGAGCGAAGCGACGCACACCTTTTCTTTGGTTTATTAGCCTACTGGGTGGTAAACACTATCCGTTGTCAATTAAAACGAGAAGGAGAATCCTGTTACTGGACCGAGATAGTACGACGTATGAGTACCCAAAAGCTCGTCACCACAAAAGGGAAGAATCCATTAGGTGAAACCATCGAGATGCGCCAATGTAGTAGTCCTTCGAAGCAAGCAAAACAGATATACGATAAGTTGAACTTAAAACACTTACCATTCAAAAAGAATAAAATTTGTAGGACACAGAGCCCATAA